One Rhodocyclaceae bacterium genomic region harbors:
- the mltB gene encoding lytic murein transglycosylase B: protein MNRRTLIAAIANSAMVGRVAAQPAPGPRNLSPETEAFIEEMVARHQFDREALRATFAQVRVQQQVLGAMHSQSRPRPWFEYRPAFVNRPRIAGGVRFWQDNAAALERAQAQYGVPPELVVATIAAETLFGKMMGTHPVLDSLSTLAFDFPKRAEFFRGELEQFLLLARELSIDPTQPRGSFAGAMGIPQFMPTSYRKWAVDFDGDGRIDLFRSAPDAIGSVANYYRVFGWVTGGPVAVRVSAPAELAETQTKLGIRPHTTVGALTALGFVPASELDPSLPVMVFPLITKEGTEYWFGFDNFFVITRYNRAIHYAMAVFELAREIRAARPGSTAAP from the coding sequence ATGAATCGCCGAACGTTGATTGCAGCAATCGCCAATTCGGCGATGGTGGGCAGGGTGGCAGCGCAACCCGCGCCCGGCCCGAGGAACCTTTCGCCGGAGACCGAGGCATTCATCGAAGAGATGGTCGCGCGGCACCAGTTCGACCGTGAGGCCCTTCGTGCCACCTTCGCGCAGGTTCGCGTCCAGCAGCAGGTGCTTGGTGCAATGCATTCGCAGTCCAGGCCACGGCCCTGGTTCGAGTATCGGCCGGCCTTCGTCAACCGCCCTCGCATCGCCGGCGGCGTGCGCTTCTGGCAGGACAATGCCGCGGCGCTCGAGCGTGCGCAGGCCCAGTACGGCGTTCCGCCTGAACTGGTGGTCGCGACCATCGCCGCCGAGACCCTGTTCGGCAAGATGATGGGTACGCATCCGGTGCTCGATTCGCTGTCCACGCTGGCCTTCGATTTCCCCAAGCGCGCCGAGTTCTTCCGCGGCGAACTCGAGCAGTTCCTGCTGCTCGCGCGTGAGCTTTCGATCGATCCCACGCAGCCGCGGGGGTCGTTCGCCGGCGCGATGGGCATCCCGCAGTTCATGCCGACCAGCTATCGCAAGTGGGCGGTGGACTTCGATGGTGACGGCCGCATCGACCTGTTCCGCAGTGCGCCGGACGCCATCGGCAGCGTGGCGAACTACTACCGGGTGTTCGGCTGGGTCACCGGCGGCCCCGTGGCGGTCCGGGTTTCAGCGCCTGCAGAACTCGCCGAGACCCAGACAAAGCTCGGCATCCGCCCGCACACCACGGTGGGCGCACTGACCGCGCTCGGCTTCGTGCCCGCCTCCGAACTCGATCCTTCGCTGCCGGTGATGGTGTTCCCGCTGATCACGAAGGAAGGCACCGAGTACTGGTTCGGCTTCGACAACTTCTTCGTGATCACCCGCTACAACCGCGCGATCCATTACGCGATGGCGGTGTTCGAACTCGCGCGCGAGATCCGCGCGGCGCGGCCTGGCTCGACCGCGGCACCCTGA
- the lexA gene encoding transcriptional repressor LexA, translating into MPNAPPSLTRRQAQILAWLRDTLPELDHPPTLDEVCAALGLSSRGSLHKHVHALVVAGLVEPMNGRQRGIVLCPEQPAPHQVVPVVPVLAQGQTLPLLGRVAAGQPIDALEEDAVIEVGAGWAGRADHYALTVRGDSMIDEGIHDGDVVVIEHRTSARNGEIVVALIDGEAATLKRIEQRPGQVVLHPANPAFQPLVFAPARVTIRGVVKGLIRRYG; encoded by the coding sequence ATGCCAAACGCGCCGCCTTCCCTGACACGCCGGCAGGCACAGATCCTGGCATGGCTGCGCGACACGCTTCCCGAACTTGATCATCCGCCGACGCTAGACGAGGTCTGCGCGGCGCTCGGCCTGAGTTCGCGCGGATCGCTGCACAAGCATGTACATGCGCTGGTCGTAGCCGGGCTGGTCGAGCCGATGAACGGCAGGCAGCGCGGCATCGTGCTGTGCCCTGAACAACCTGCGCCGCACCAGGTCGTACCCGTCGTCCCGGTGCTTGCGCAAGGCCAGACGCTGCCCTTGCTGGGTCGGGTCGCCGCCGGACAGCCGATCGATGCGCTCGAGGAAGATGCCGTGATCGAAGTCGGCGCTGGCTGGGCCGGTCGCGCCGACCACTACGCGCTCACCGTGCGCGGCGATTCCATGATCGACGAAGGCATCCACGATGGCGACGTGGTGGTGATCGAGCACCGTACCTCGGCACGCAATGGCGAGATCGTGGTGGCGCTGATCGATGGCGAGGCCGCGACGCTGAAGCGGATCGAGCAGCGTCCCGGCCAGGTCGTGCTGCACCCGGCAAATCCGGCATTCCAGCCGTTGGTGTTCGCACCCGCACGGGTTACGATCAGGGGTGTGGTCAAAGGGCTCATACGCAGGTACGGATGA